The sequence CAACTGCTTCTGCAGTAGGCCGGAGTGCAGTTGAGATGTGGTCGAGTGTGCTGTCTCCCAATCAACTAAACGCGCCCACAAACTTGTGCACGTGCGACGAtagaccccccccccttggggggggggggctccGTTACTCTGGCAGACGTAGCGGTACAAGGAGGTCCTGGTGGTTTCTGCCCatccttttctctttttctgcgTATTTGCGCCTGAGAGATCCTTACATTGCTGTGCAGATGCCGTGGTGCGTGCCATGAGTGTCATGtcgcctctcccttctcttttcctttgccCTTCCATCGCCAGGAAGCGCTTGACCAAGACCTTGTCTTACTCGTGCATACACGCATGTACGCGTACCACttcggcgcgcgcgcacacacacatgcaggcgttgcgtgtgtgcattgccccccccttttttgcCACCAcgtcctttccttctctcatGTTACCTGTTCTACTattacttttttttttcgttcctTCTCGTGCGATTCGTGTTTGTTGTTTGGAGTGCGGCGGGTATGATGCTGGTGGTGGGCGTTCTTTGatgctctcttctctcttttgttctctccctccgtctcttcTCGGTGACGGTCATGTACGTCTAGGCAATGCGGTCCTTTCCTTtctatgtgtatgtgtctgcgAGCGCACAAGAGCaagcccccacccctccgctccctccctgtgaaacaaaaaagaatgGAATGAGGCACACAAAAGCGGCGAAGGATGGGAAGGCGtactctccctctcccttgtTCCGAGATGCCGATAAAAGCacgcgtggaggaggcgtgggACACCACGCCAGATATTGTCGCACAGTGCCGGTGGGCGGGCTGGTTCTGGTTACTTCGCAGACATGCACATATCTCTGCACCACCTCGTGTAAATTCACTGAATAGCATCTTGTGCGTGGCGCGTATGGAGCAGGTTTTTCGAATCCGCGAGGGCAAACGTaaaggagaaaagggggtgggggcgggagggagggctggGGGCATGCGTAGACATCCGTGCGTCTGTCGCATCTTCGACTGTATACTCCGGCCCTGCTTCGTCGTGATGTTGGTGCACACGGCCATttcacctcttctccttctctttccattcgcctcctctgctttGCGCATCGACTCGAACGCGTGCTCGCCTGCACAGTCTCACTTCGTTCGACTTTGCCTCATCGAGCTCCATACACAACACCTCGtccctctgtctgtctgtctctgcgtgtgtgtgtgtgttttattttcttttctctcgtGCATTCGTTGCCATTTCTGGGGTGATGTGGCAAaacgcagcgctgcagcctTCAGCACTATCATTGCCACAATCCGAGCTCACTTGCTCAGCCGGcgaaagaaagggagagagggacggtAAAGAGAGCGCAAAGACTTGAAATAGACAGCGCTGCGTACGCTGCGGTAGTGCTCAtcgcgacacacacacacacacacacaagcgcgctcGCGCTATTCGTTTGAGCTGAAAGACTCGACAGAGGAGATTTTGTTTCTCGTGGCACAACTCTCCATAGATTCACGCCCACAAGCCTATCCCCGGCCGCAGCTTGCCCAACGACAGGGTGCAGCACTTGGTCTTTTTAGCAAACCACATCCGCGTCGCCTCCCTGCTCCGCGACGCCTGTGTGGAGCCGACCTAACGCATTGCGCCGACTACATCCATTCACCTCGGCGTCCACCGAACCACTGAAACGACTGGTATCTCATCCGCTCATCTCATCCTCACGCATACTTTAAAGGTAAGCGTATAAAACTGCCAAGCGTCACAGATAATGGCGCATCTCTTCTTCAcaggcgcatgcgcagcagcagctgtacTGCCCACCAGCGACCGCGAAGAGGTGTCACCGGTGTGGTCGATCTACGACGACTACTGCTGTAGCGCCTCGCAGAATGCTGAGGTGAACGATCCACAAgtggagggtggaggggtgGGCAACTGTGGAGGCACAGCACTGCCCCGGCTTCCCCTCATCTCGGGCCCTGTGCCATCCATGACGTTGAAAGGCGCTCAGCTGAAGAAAGAGGCGCCGATTCGCCGGGGTGCCCAGGGGGCCGTATACTCTGCCCTCGACGTAGCCACCAGCGCACCTGCGGAGGACGAGAACGCCAAGGGGCTTTTTTCGCAAGAGGCCTGCAGAGGGCATGATGGCGAAGAGCAGGTTGCAGATGGCGGACAAaggccggcgcggcgcggtcGCCGTGTTGCCGTAAAGCGCATTTTTATTCAGGCAAGCGACTTCGGAGCACGCGACATCTCCGCAACGGTGCTGCGTGAGGTAACGCTGCATCGCTTTGTGAGCGAGAAGCAAGCTGCGTGCCTTGCGGCAGCGGGCACTTCTTATTCTACTGCTTCAgcctccgacgccacggCGCGTGCGGAGGACGATCAAGGTCAGGCACTCTGTAATCTCATCGACGACTCTGCGCGAGTCATTCACCTCTACCGTGTTGTGGAGGCCCCGCACAAGGAGATGTGCCTTGTGATGGAACTCGCGGCAACGAACCTGGAGCAGGTCGTGTTTCCGCACGGCGCCCGCGGTGCCCAGAggggcgatggcgccggAGGCTACATGCGGAAGCCCGGCGTGGTCTCCCTCTTTGGTTCCTCTGCCTCTAttggtgtcggcggcggtCTGGGCctgtcctccgcctcgctgtctACAGCGCCCGACGCTGCAACGGCAGATGCGGGCCCGcaggcgtcgccgccctctccgccacctTCCCGAATGCCGCTCGTGCGCTACGTGATGCGCCGCCTGCTACGCCTCGTATGTTTCCTACACGAGACGTGCCGTGTGGTGCATCGAGACCTGAAACTGAGCAATGTGCTGGTGTCGAAGGACGCTGGGCTTCGCCTCGGTGACTTTGGGTCGGCACGCTTCATTCCGCCCTTGCGCTCGGCGACGAAGACCGGGTGTGAGAACTCTCCGTCTGTCCTCAAGCCTCCTGCGGCACCTGCGGGCCAGCGTGAGCACCTCCTGTGCACACCTCCATCGATACGCACAACACTCCACTATCGACCCCCCGAGGCTCTCCTCGGAGACCAGGTgtgccgcaccgcggcagaTGTGTGGGCGCTAGGTGTGATCTTTGcgcagttgctgctgcagaagggCTTGTTCCGTTCTGAGAGCGAGTTAGACCTGCTGGGGGGCATTCAGAAGCTTCTCGGAATGCCAACGTAcagcgcgccgccttcgtggctcggcgcgccgccggtACCCGGCCCGCCGAGGGACAGGGAATCCGCTGCGCACATTCCCGCCCCGCAGGCAAGTCTTCCGTACAAGTTCCACGCCGGCGTCGTACCCGCTGATGGGCTGGACCTGCTGTCGCGGATGCTGCACCAGCAACCCGAGTGCCGCATCACCGCTCGCGAAGCACTACAGCACCCTTTTCTGAACCTCGAGGGCCTATCTGCGTTGGCTACAcatgacgacgacgagagagggcgagtgttgtgggaggagagagtggcgacggtgctgcgtgaGCAGGCGACGGGGCCCATCTACGGTATGGGACGAGGTGAGCGGCGGCCCATGCTCATAAGTCTCGCTGATAacgaggacgaagaggatcaagaggacgacgaggacggcgccgccccgTTCTGCGTTGACCTGGGCGGGTGCACATCATACTAAGCACACATATATGCattttcttcctttttcttcttaCAGCACTCTCGTCGAGTGGAAAGAGTAAAAGGAACAGACCGACATGTTTGACCCTCCCTGTACCCTGCAtacgacacacgcacaagcttAGACACAGAAGCAGGTATGCCGACGCCCTCTCTCTGGCCCTTTTCGGTGAGTGGGAGCAGCTCGCACGCGAAGCTCGCACTGCCCTGTTTGATGCGACAGAGTCACAGTCTTATTCCAGCTTGATGCGAAACGGTGGAGTCCATCAAGTGGCACAGATTTGTTGCATCGCCTTTCTTGGCGCTGGCGACAAGATGGAGGCGCGCATGTGGGGTTTTCGCTCGTTgacgtctctctcgcttaTCCCGTCACGTAGCGCAGGCTTAGCACGGACAGATGGGGCCCTCGTCAACCTCCGCATGCAAGCAAGCCTATTTGCCCCCTCAGCTTTCCTCTCCCTGCAACTCTTCGCGTCTTACCCCTCCGTTGGACGCCTTCACGAGCTCACGCACTTTTTGTTTGGGGAGTGCCCTCGGCGAGAGTGTCAAGAACGGGATGGGTGCGATTCACCAGGGATAACGAGCACCCACGATAGCGTACGCTTCTCGTGCTTTCCCCTCCCTTatccctcctccacctgaATCTTCCGCTACTACTCTCTCCCtaccctctctcccccttctgcctcccttcctctccatcaccccctccccctccattACTGGCTGCTGTTGtctgcccccctctccctctccctcggtGGCACCGCAACAACCGCACTCCTCTCCGGCACCGcatatatacacatatatctctctatatatacatacacagaAAAGAACGACAGAGGCAACTAGAGTGGGGAAAAAGTTTTTGTTCGCTTTTATTTCCTCTTCATTGCTGTCTCCATCGTGGGGAGAGTACAACACACAGGCAGTCGCAGGCCTCCTGCGCATATACACACTGTGCTCACTGCGCTGCACGATCGCAGGCGCGGAGTCGGCGGGGAAGGCGTGCtggaagagaggaaaaaTCATAACAACAGGATAAACGAACAATAAACATTGACCCGGACACACATCCACCGTAAGCTCTGTGCGTCTGTTTGTCTGtatacacacgcgcgtgtgtgcgtgtcactctctctgtcgattaccgtgtgtgtgcatcagCGCTCTCACCCTTCTTCCTTTCtgtttttcccttttttccaTTCACGTTGTGCTCGCTAATTGGACCGtgcaaggcgcgcgcgcacacacacacacacacgcagcaatTTTTTGTCTTGAAACATTTTACTTCCTCGACTCTGTCGTTCTCTCGTTCTTCACaatcgcctccctcctctttcgtGTTTCTATGTGTGTAGAGACGAAGGTAGAGCCAAACAAAGCCAAACCTAAACTCACCGTCTTGTGCAAAAGAAGGCaaagacacacgcgcacaaacacaagGCGCCGCAATACAGATATCTACCAAACCTTGTAAACGCGCTGCGAAAGAAATCAGCTACAGGCATCAATTTCGAATCAAAAGGCGAATACCAACCCACACCTCACTCACACGCGCAAGCGtgctcacgcgcacgcacggatTACTCTGTTTCTTGGCCTACGGAGGGGCTACGGCGCCGACTTtcttttgtgtgtttttAAACCGCCTACATATTGCTcatttttttgtgttttctcGTCTGTGCGCGCACCCTGTTTTATCGCACTTATCGCTTCAGGCAAAACTTCGCaccttccttttttcttcttttttttctgaaGCGCCTCCGTGATCACAGCATCTCAAGGAAATTATTTCCATCTCTCTACTACCACCGTTTCCACGAATACGTTTAGGTACTGCTGCTACTCTCTTTCTGCCTTACTTCGTCATCGGAACACATCCCAGGCAGGCGGAGGCACGTGCGTATACACACCCGAGCCCCTACCCTTGCACAcgcggagaagcagcacTGTTTCGTTTCCGCTTCTTTCACGGAATTCGTGTGTTTTGCCCTTCGCGCTGCCGTTGTAACGTTCGATTGTTAACGCAAAAAAAATATTGATCTTGAGCTTTTTTTTATGTGGTGGCGCaaacgcgtgtgtgttgtgccACTGCGCCGAtttgtctctcttctctctgtggTTGTGGCACCCTGTATGCGCGCTTAGCTCGCTTGGGCTCgactgtgcgtgcgccgtttttttttttgttttctcctTTGGTCCGTTGGATTGTtgtgcgcgctctctcgATCGCTTGCTTCTGGCGCCTccgcatttttttttccgcttGTCTGTTTCTGTTCTCGTGCCAGAGGCTTTAGGCGTGGGCTGTCTTCTGTCGGTCCTTGTTTCTGCTGGCCCGCACCATCTTTGTTCCCTCTTTTTTTATTGTTCGTAGCTTGGAACACCTCTGCCTTCGTCTTTGGTCTTTGTTTTGCCCACGTTGCTGGCACGCCCTGCGGAGGCCTATCGGCCATCCTGACAGGACACCATATAACGCTCGTGCAGTGGTGCCTGATTGCTCCTACCTTTCCTCCATCgcgaccccccccccccacacacacacacacgcacaggtgCGCAAGTCGAGCAGCAGGCAATCGAAAAGGAACATCTGTGCGTGCTACGTGCAACAACTGGGACAGTCGTTCACCCGCTTATTCCCCCCTCTCAAGTTGTCTCGTTTTGCTTTAATTCTTTTTTGTCGCTTGCCTTTGCTTTCAGCTGGTGCCCGCACACTCGAAGGCTCACGCAGAGAGGCGACTGAATCTCTTGTTCCCGTGAACGCGCTCTCAGAGACCGAGCGGGTtggcgcgtgcatgtgtgcagtGACGAGGAAAGACAAGAATACCATATGAAGACAAGCTTTATCAGCGACTGTAAAAACGGCGGCACTTGAACCCTCAGTACGCAGCGCAGAGTCCGCGGAGCAGCGGTTGCGCGAACAGTGACAAGGAGGAGAACAGCTCAAGAATCGGGCACACAACCACCGCTGCAGTCACACTGTGCCCATTCCCTTCGCTAACAAGCTCTGGTGGTTCTCTGTTGCAGCTGatttctgtgtgcgtgcgtatcgTTACTCTTTTTCGGGGTCGTCTCACTGAGGGGTGGGCTTAGCGCCaacgacacacacgctggCAGTTCCGCTGATCTTCGCAGCCTTTCTTTTATTTCGTTTGGTTGTGCTGTCCTTCTtcctcctgcagcatcgCTTCTTTTCCGTCTGCCGCatcctctctttctcttgctctgGCTATCGTTGCCTTCCCGACTTCCTTTCTTGTGGCGCTTTATCTCCCTTATATAGCAGTCTTCTCCTGATTGACCTAACGGGGTGTTGCTGTTTGTGTGCACTTTTCTTGTTCTCTTCTCCAtccatccctccctcttcgcttcCCAAAAGACAAcaagagaaggcgaagagaagCTCCGCTTCGCGTTCTCGCTTCGTTCTTTGGCACCTCCGCCTTTGAGGGCGGGACGCCCATCACTCAAGGCTTTCCTTcgcttgtttgttttcttttgggCGACTAACACAcgtaccgccgccgccgctgcctccccCTGCTTCTCTCCGCCTGCCCCAGAACTGTTTGGCCGTCACTCACCCTCTGCACATCAAAACGCCCACGGAAAGTGCACCTACCTCGTTCTGCGAAAGCAACGGCGTGGACTTACCCGGCCTAAGCTGCAAGGGTGCTCATGTCTTTTTCACCGAATCCAATGGGTGCTGGGGCCGCTTCGGTGGCCCCCGAGCCAACTGGCGGCCCCGAGGCATCCCCGCGAAGTGTGCGCAGCAACACCCTCTATGCCGTGCTCAACGTCTCTCACACCGCGACTTTGGAGGAGATTACAGCAGCTTACCGCAAGCTTGCCCTTGTGTACCATCCTGACCGCCCAAACGGCTTGCAGTGGAAGTTCCAAGAGATTCAGCGCGCCTACGAGGTTCTCAGTCAGAAGGATGCGCGCGCCAAGTACGACATCCTACTGAGAGGAAAACTCGCCATGCAGAACTTTAAGCGTCCGCCCCCGCTAgagtcggtgctgcagcctGTCTACGCGCTgctcgccgacggcgccttcTACGAGTTTGAGGCGGCGCCCAGCAAGCTCAAGTGCAGCTTTCACTACGGCGACGGCATTCAGTTCAACAGCGACTGCGGCAGCTTCATCGGgctcgccggcgacggcTTCATATATTGGACCATCAGCGGGCGTGGGTTTGCTTCGCGGCTGTGCAAGGCAGGCAGCACTTTTGCCCTCTCCAGCGTTCGCGTCATGTATCGTAGCAACATGGGGCTGCTCAAGATGCCACTAAAGCGCTCGTCTTTGCGGTCTTCCCACACCAGTCGCCCCGCCGGCTCTGCTGGCGGCAAGCGGGCTGTGAGAGGCAGCACCGGCGATGCTGGGCCCtcggagagagcgagcagcgccacctgtgcgcgcgctgccaaAACGTCCGAGGCGGATCGCATCAAGAAGGCGTTGCTGAACAAGGAACGAAGCCGCAATTTGAAGAGGCGGATGGAGATGCTtaaggaggaggagacagaGGAGCGCAATTATCTCCAACAGGATCTGTGGGGGCAGTTCAGCTCGTTGCACAcgacggcagaggcggcgttTCGGTGTACGCTGcaaggcgccgctgtgccggtGGAGATGGCGCTTTGGATGGGCTATAAGTCTCCGGAGGAGGTGATGCTGCGCTCATCTGATGCATGCAGCTCGCCATTGCTTGCCGAGCAGGTGTCGCTGCAGGCCTCCTCGTTGTGGGTAGACCCGCTGCAAAGCGACTACTACAGCGACGACGAAATGCTGCGGGAGGCTTGCGACGGCAACAAGGAAGACAGCAGACATTGCATTAACAACGGCGGAGACGTCGCCGCGCGTCACAAGCCTGACGGCGCCGACAGCTCGCCTTGCTCTTCGCAGCCCAGGCCAACttccgacgcagcgccagaTGGTGACGCCTTCCGCGGGCgttcggcgacggcaccggaGTCGCACTCACCGATTCTGCATCGCTTCAACaacggtgcggctgctgtcaGTGGAACTTCTGATGGGGCGGAAGTGGCAGAAAAACAAATAGTTGCATCCCCgtccacgccgccaccgtgcccAATATCACCGATAGAGTCGTCAGGTGAAGCCGCCCCGCTGCACCCCACAAGTGACTCATACGTCCCTCCCACCTCGCAACCGTCTTGTGCCGCGAATGTACCGGTAGCGAAGCTtgcagcgcaggaggaggcgccaCTGACCGGCTTGCAGAGCAACCGTCAGCCTCACTCTAGTGGACTGTACACCAGCGCAGAGTCGGGTGAGCCCGCTTCGTCTTCCCTCGGCGTTTCCTCGCGGGCGATTGGAAAGACCGTGAAGGCGGTGGCCCGAGCGAAGAGAGGTGTCGTAATGAGCGActccgcagctgcactcCCTTCTCGGAACGTCGGCGTTAAGGATGAGCGTTCCCTGAGGGCTGGCTCAAAGGCGGCGACCGTCTCCTCGGGCGCCAGCCCGCAGAAGGTTTCTGTCACCGGGACACCGGCCGGAGAGTTCAGCAAGGACCGCAAAGCTTGCCCGCCGCTTCCAAGACGAAAaaacaacggcggcggcgttggagATGCGATGCTGCCGGTGAGGTTAGGGTCCATTCTTCAGGAGAAGCCGGAGCGGAGTGCGAAAGGCAATAATGCGGTTCTGAGCAACAAGAATCTCGTGccgaaggaaaaggagcagACAAGACCACGGTGGATGATGGCGACCGAGGCCTACGCGCGCCGTGCAAACTTGCCGCTGGAAAACTCCCTCAACGCGACAACGCAGAGCTCCTCGTTCTGTCATGAGGCCAGTCGAGCGTACAATAGCTTGACCGCTGATCAACTTTttgaggaggagcgggcTTTCATGGAGTCTTTTTCTAAGACGAAGCGTATCATCTGATGACGCGGCAGCTCTCTGAGCAACACGAGGGACCGACTCCGTCGCATGGATTCTTTGCCGCTTCGTCAACGATGCGGATAACAATGGTGACCCTCCCAAGCGAGAGGTGCTCAGGGGGCAGTGATCACCTCACCTCACCTTCCCTCGCCGTTGTTGTTTCCCCACCTTTTGCTTCGCCCCCTTTTCGTTTGACTTGCATGCCCTCCCCTCACTTTTTGCATGACGTTATGGTTTcatgcgtgcgcggcgaCTCTGACTTGTTTTGTAGTTTCTGTGCGTCTCCACTCGTATTGTGTTGCCGCTTCTGCGTTTCCTTTCCTATGCCGGGTTTCCTTATTTCTGTTCAGCATTTCCGTTGCAGTGTCGGCGTCTGAAAGGCGGAGACTTGCCTTTGTCTcgtgcctctctcgccctctccttttcctcctACGGCAAACCCTTATGCAGACAAAGACACATGCGCATGTAGTGTGCGCTCCGTGTGATGGCGGTGTGGCACGGCTCAACCGTgatccctcctctcttctggACTCGGCACTGTTGCCGGTATTGCGGATGTGCCTCTCAACAAGGTCTGCATCGTCGcctttcgttttcctttgttgGTTCGACATCGTCTTTTCTTTGTTGGTGGATCTGTGCGTCTATTGCGTAACGCACCTGTGCACTTCTtcgctgctttctctcttccgaTGTGGGCATCTGCCTACGTGTATGTGGTATTCGGCGACTGGGTGTGGTATAGCAGTGCAGCTTCTTTGCCTTTTCTCCCCCCTTTGTTTTGGGtgttctgtgtgtgtgtgtgtgcgccatgGTGCGCTCCGTGTCTCGTCCACTgactctctctttttgttgtgcTCGTTTTGGTTGGCTGATGAGGATATGACCACACGTGGgcccgccgccctcccccctccccctcccccttgttGTCCTCGTTTTAGGtggatggggaggggaggaggggtagtggtggtggtgagtgGGCTTTCCGTTTCTGGAGTTTTGTTAGATTTCGTTTTGGTGCTCATCTTCTCGGGTGTTTTCTCCACAACGTCTtttgtgtctctctccctcttttctttttcgttcaTGTTCAGCTTTGGATTTGTGCTTGTTTcggctctgctgccgcagtcACGCcatctgcgcgtgtgcgtgtgcggtaGTGCGGATCTCCTCTTGTTCTTTGTCGCTTCTTATGTTGTTCTCCAATCCCgcttgcttgcgtgcgtatgtgtgcatgcctttttctctctcgccaccTCTCCGTCCATCAGATGTGCTTCTTCGTCGTGTTCTCGTATCgcgcgctttcttttttgcATTACATCTCGTTGATTCTCtttgcctcccccccccacacacaccgaaaCAACGGACACGCCGTTCGTTTCCCTTCCGtctcctccatcgccgtCTTCCCTTACTTTCGAAAAGTTGTCTTTCGACCCTTTTCTATTCTCGCACCCTcatcccttcctccttcccttgcCTCTCGCTGTCGAATTCTCTTCGGAGGTGCCCCTCATCGGAGTCACGCGAATTTCtcttgttctttttttttgggggagggggttaGCGTACAGGCCTATACCGCTTGCTCACACTCCCTCACTCTTCTTTCCGTCGAcgtgcagcgtcgtcgtcgtcacgaCAGCTGTATGTGCGCTTCGGAGGACTGGCATGGTCACAGTCCACGGAGAGGATAGCGATGAAAAGTCAGCAACGCAGGAAGGGGATTCACCGGGGCCACTCAGAGGAGCGACGCCACTACTGAAGACGATAAACAGAGGAAGATGTGGGGAGCCGTGTGGCGTGCCAAGCATCTCTCCATCAACTCCCCCACGTGTGCCCCGGCTTTgcttttcctctcttcttttttcctcATGAAACCCTTTCGACCTAATCCCGATTCTAAGacggaagcagcggcaatCCTTCACTCTGTTCTCTTTTTGTATTTTCGCGTTCGTTGTCTCTCCTTTTCGCTCCCTcggcaacgcgcgcgcgcgtgtgtgtgtgtgtgttttgcttCCTTTTTACACATGTAAGGATGAGCAACACATCCTACACCCCATTGTATGCCTCTAACTTGGATGCGCACGGTGCAGCAAGGACTACCTTGGCGGTAGAACATAGATCGAGCAAAAGAGAACAACATGGACGGCCAAAAGGAGGGGAAAAACGACAGGGAATGTGGCGCGCCGGTGACAAGGGAAACCGGTATACtgaagagcgagagcgagagggggatggggaggggcgTGGGGGGCATCTCATTCCACCAAACGAGCAAAGAGCAAATAAACTTATGAAGACAAAAGCTGTCCCTTCCCCTCCACccaagcgcacacacacacacacacacgcagagacgctctccccctctgctgcgcctcctctttcATCTGAGGCGTATGCTTTCTTCCTCCATTTTGGCGTTGAAAATGCACTTTTCAATCGGTGAAGACCGCACCTAATCAACAGCGGCATTGCAGAATGGACTGCCGAACGGGCTGGTGTTTCATTGGCAGTGCTTCGTACGCGGTGTCAAGTGCACAGTCGACAGCAGGAtcgcgcagagagagcgagcgagttTATTGCCTCTGTGCCGGTGATCGGAGACACGGGGCCACCCGCTCTACCATCATCACCGTGTGCCGACCGTGCGCCGTACGCGGCGTGTATAGACTGGTGAGGACCGTGGGCACGGAGACCTTATACACCACTCCTTGTTCCTGCTTCGTGAAAGCACTCATATGTCGGCCACAGGGAGAGAAAGTGCCCTCTTGACTGTACTCAAGAGTCTTTGCCTATTCTGCTCATACATTTCCTTCTCTGGCTTTCTTCTTGCTCTTCCATCACCTTTGCTTGTGTTTCTACGGATGAGTCAGGCCCATCGAACGGCGTGTCTGGCGTGCAGGTGTGCCACGTC is a genomic window of Leishmania infantum JPCM5 genome chromosome 30 containing:
- a CDS encoding putative protein kinase, which codes for MAHLFFTGACAAAAVLPTSDREEVSPVWSIYDDYCCSASQNAEVNDPQVEGGGVGNCGGTALPRLPLISGPVPSMTLKGAQLKKEAPIRRGAQGAVYSALDVATSAPAEDENAKGLFSQEACRGHDGEEQVADGGQRPARRGRRVAVKRIFIQASDFGARDISATVLREVTLHRFVSEKQAACLAAAGTSYSTASASDATARAEDDQGQALCNLIDDSARVIHLYRVVEAPHKEMCLVMELAATNLEQVVFPHGARGAQRGDGAGGYMRKPGVVSLFGSSASIGVGGGLGLSSASLSTAPDAATADAGPQASPPSPPPSRMPLVRYVMRRLLRLVCFLHETCRVVHRDLKLSNVLVSKDAGLRLGDFGSARFIPPLRSATKTGCENSPSVLKPPAAPAGQREHLLCTPPSIRTTLHYRPPEALLGDQVCRTAADVWALGVIFAQLLLQKGLFRSESELDLLGGIQKLLGMPTYSAPPSWLGAPPVPGPPRDRESAAHIPAPQASLPYKFHAGVVPADGLDLLSRMLHQQPECRITAREALQHPFLNLEGLSALATHDDDERGRVLWEERVATVLREQATGPIYGMGRGERRPMLISLADNEDEEDQEDDEDGAAPFCVDLGGCTSY
- a CDS encoding putative DNAJ domain protein translates to MGAGAASVAPEPTGGPEASPRSVRSNTLYAVLNVSHTATLEEITAAYRKLALVYHPDRPNGLQWKFQEIQRAYEVLSQKDARAKYDILLRGKLAMQNFKRPPPLESVLQPVYALLADGAFYEFEAAPSKLKCSFHYGDGIQFNSDCGSFIGLAGDGFIYWTISGRGFASRLCKAGSTFALSSVRVMYRSNMGLLKMPLKRSSLRSSHTSRPAGSAGGKRAVRGSTGDAGPSERASSATCARAAKTSEADRIKKALLNKERSRNLKRRMEMLKEEETEERNYLQQDLWGQFSSLHTTAEAAFRCTLQGAAVPVEMALWMGYKSPEEVMLRSSDACSSPLLAEQVSLQASSLWVDPLQSDYYSDDEMLREACDGNKEDSRHCINNGGDVAARHKPDGADSSPCSSQPRPTSDAAPDGDAFRGRSATAPESHSPILHRFNNGAAAVSGTSDGAEVAEKQIVASPSTPPPCPISPIESSGEAAPLHPTSDSYVPPTSQPSCAANVPVAKLAAQEEAPLTGLQSNRQPHSSGLYTSAESGEPASSSLGVSSRAIGKTVKAVARAKRGVVMSDSAAALPSRNVGVKDERSLRAGSKAATVSSGASPQKVSVTGTPAGEFSKDRKACPPLPRRKNNGGGVGDAMLPVRLGSILQEKPERSAKGNNAVLSNKNLVPKEKEQTRPRWMMATEAYARRANLPLENSLNATTQSSSFCHEASRAYNSLTADQLFEEERAFMESFSKTKRII